The following are from one region of the Geothermobacter ehrlichii genome:
- a CDS encoding ABC transporter permease: MLKEIIKITLKGAVRDRVLHSLLVTALLMVLLTPVLSLFSMRQVRELSITLSLSMMSFVLLILATLMGASAIWRDVEKRYTATLLGLPLPRAIYLCGRFVGLALFLLMTGVLLGSMVCMVVAICRGEMSSALNFSWFNLLIAITGDVLKYILLAAVAFVFSALSTSFFLPIFGTIAVYLAGTASQEVLEYLATEAGRQLPALLRVATQFFCYLLPNFAVFDFKVQAIYGLTIPVKGLLYAAIYFVVYTGILLVLAVKVFDRRELQ, from the coding sequence ATGCTGAAAGAAATCATCAAAATAACATTGAAAGGCGCGGTGCGCGATCGGGTACTCCACTCTTTGCTTGTAACCGCATTGTTGATGGTGCTATTAACCCCAGTGCTCAGTTTGTTTTCAATGCGCCAAGTTCGGGAACTCTCTATTACACTCTCCCTGAGTATGATGTCTTTTGTTCTGTTGATTTTGGCAACGTTGATGGGGGCATCAGCAATCTGGCGTGACGTTGAAAAACGTTATACGGCTACTCTCCTGGGATTGCCTTTGCCGCGGGCAATTTATTTATGTGGCCGATTTGTTGGTTTGGCGCTGTTTTTGTTGATGACAGGTGTGCTGCTCGGATCGATGGTTTGTATGGTGGTTGCTATTTGTCGAGGGGAGATGTCTTCGGCATTGAACTTTAGCTGGTTTAACCTGTTAATTGCGATTACTGGCGATGTTCTGAAATACATCTTACTGGCTGCTGTTGCCTTTGTCTTTTCAGCCCTGAGCACGTCTTTTTTTCTGCCTATTTTCGGAACCATTGCTGTTTATCTTGCTGGTACTGCTTCGCAGGAAGTACTCGAATATTTGGCAACCGAGGCAGGGCGTCAACTTCCCGCCTTGTTGCGTGTTGCTACTCAGTTCTTTTGTTACCTGTTGCCTAATTTTGCCGTCTTTGATTTCAAGGTACAGGCCATTTACGGCCTGACAATTCCCGTGAAAGGGTTGCTGTACGCCGCGATTTATTTCGTGGTTTACACCGGCATTCTTCTTGTCTTGGCGGTCAAGGTTTTCGATCGCAGGGAACTGCAATGA